The proteins below are encoded in one region of Serratia symbiotica:
- a CDS encoding DUF1120 domain-containing protein, giving the protein MKKVTTLTLLCAFSVSGANAANEINVKGKIVPPACTVNFAKGSDDLDWGNIPHNSLSATQFTILPKKEASLTVTCDGETAMSFTVSDPYKATAIAGMRVGSGYANGDDANRIFGLGLDPVSKQKIGNFTLIGTGSSYDDIRNDKSFGVKSATDISTQGFTTHLFSEHWGIPVTEKWTILKKDINIGEAAKGKVLTFDFDVVPQLNIISKITATEEVNFKGTAQFTVSYF; this is encoded by the coding sequence ATGAAAAAAGTAACTACCTTGACTTTGCTGTGCGCATTTTCTGTCTCTGGAGCCAACGCGGCAAACGAGATTAATGTTAAAGGTAAAATCGTGCCGCCAGCCTGTACAGTTAATTTTGCTAAAGGGAGCGATGACCTTGACTGGGGAAACATTCCTCACAACAGTTTAAGTGCGACACAATTTACCATTCTGCCTAAAAAGGAAGCATCGCTCACGGTGACATGCGATGGTGAGACAGCAATGTCATTTACGGTGTCAGATCCATATAAAGCGACGGCTATAGCCGGCATGAGAGTTGGTTCAGGATACGCTAACGGTGACGATGCCAACCGAATTTTTGGCTTAGGCCTTGATCCGGTATCCAAGCAAAAAATCGGTAACTTTACTTTAATCGGCACGGGTTCATCTTACGATGATATTCGTAACGATAAAAGTTTTGGCGTCAAGTCAGCTACGGATATTTCTACGCAAGGATTTACCACTCATTTATTCAGTGAGCACTGGGGAATACCTGTAACTGAGAAATGGACCATATTGAAAAAAGATATAAACATTGGTGAAGCCGCAAAGGGCAAGGTATTAACCTTTGATTTCGATGTTGTGCCTCAGTTAAATATAATTTCTAAAATTACTGCTACGGAAGAGGTAAATTTCAAGGGGACCGCACAATTTACCGTTTCATACTTCTGA
- a CDS encoding lipoprotein, which produces MKKILLGVAALMFAGLLAGCNQLTQYTLNEQEINDYLQKHNEYQKQISVPGLLDAHILLTQLHSQIGRSEPGKVTLSGDAKVSITSILGPQSADLKLTLKAQPVYDREKGAIFLKEMELTDYSVQPEKLQTVMNALTPYLNQSLRAYFDQKPAYVLNPDKSKSAALAKALAKGLEVKPGALVIPFSD; this is translated from the coding sequence ATGAAGAAGATCCTGTTGGGCGTTGCTGCCCTGATGTTCGCCGGCCTATTGGCCGGTTGTAATCAACTCACCCAATACACCCTCAACGAGCAGGAAATAAATGATTACTTGCAAAAACACAATGAATATCAGAAACAAATCAGCGTACCTGGGCTACTGGACGCCCACATCCTGCTGACGCAGTTGCACAGCCAAATCGGCCGCAGCGAGCCGGGAAAAGTCACCCTTTCGGGTGACGCTAAAGTTAGTATTACCTCAATCCTAGGCCCACAGAGCGCAGACCTGAAGCTGACGCTGAAAGCGCAACCGGTCTATGACCGTGAAAAAGGTGCAATCTTCCTGAAAGAGATGGAATTAACCGACTACAGCGTGCAGCCGGAAAAATTACAGACGGTGATGAATGCGCTGACGCCCTATCTGAATCAATCACTGAGAGCCTACTTCGACCAAAAACCAGCTTACGTGCTGAACCCGGATAAAAGCAAATCGGCAGCGCTGGCAAAGGCGTTGGCGAAAGGACTAGAAGTTAAACCGGGCGCGCTGGTGATCCCGTTTAGCGACTGA
- the rimJ gene encoding ribosomal protein S5-alanine N-acetyltransferase: protein MSGYRASSPKVRLTTHRLVVRLVHKRDAYRLADYYAENRLFLKPWEPVRDNSHCSPAGWQVRLGMITEMQKQGSAYYFILLDAQEHEVRGVANFSNVLRDAFHACFLGYSLGEKWQGQGLMYEALQPAIRYMQRHQYMHRIMANCMPHNHRSGALLTRLGFEPEGYAKDYLLIDGQWQDHILTALTHKEWLPPR from the coding sequence ATGTCTGGCTATCGCGCTTCATCACCAAAAGTACGCCTTACTACCCACAGGCTGGTAGTGCGCCTAGTACATAAACGAGATGCTTATCGCCTGGCGGACTACTATGCTGAAAATCGCCTGTTTCTCAAGCCTTGGGAGCCGGTGCGTGATAACAGCCACTGCTCCCCCGCCGGTTGGCAGGTGCGGCTAGGTATGATCACCGAGATGCAAAAACAAGGCAGTGCCTACTATTTCATTCTGCTTGATGCGCAAGAACATGAGGTAAGAGGCGTAGCGAATTTTAGCAATGTGTTGCGTGATGCGTTTCATGCCTGTTTCCTCGGCTATTCGCTGGGTGAAAAATGGCAAGGGCAGGGGCTGATGTACGAGGCATTGCAACCCGCCATCCGTTATATGCAGCGTCATCAGTACATGCATCGCATCATGGCCAACTGCATGCCGCACAATCATCGTAGCGGCGCACTGCTCACCCGCCTGGGATTTGAACCTGAGGGGTATGCCAAGGATTATCTGCTGATCGACGGGCAGTGGCAGGATCATATATTGACGGCATTAACCCATAAGGAATGGTTACCGCCACGCTAG
- a CDS encoding non-ribosomal peptide synthetase, translated as MPAALNRRLRAQAARLGVSLASLCHLGWALVLSRSSHCEQGVFGTVLLGRSGAESEDMVGLLINTLPVRVDINGTGAQEAVRAVHARLGALLAHEQATLSLAQQCSGVVGEAPLFNALLNYRHNQSNETTTEIEGVQWLDEQERSNYPVTLSVEDDGETLGVTVQAVAPLEPARVGGYMAQALLSLVTALETTPQKAVCELPILPTAERKRVLYDWNATGVDYPQGECLHRLFEQQVQRTPHAMAVTADDGVLSYAALNDRANRLAHYLRAQGVGPDERVAVCAERSSAMVVALLGILKAGGAYVPLDPGYPRERLNYILGDAVPTLLLADARGLQVLGTPSVSVIPLEDVPLLTGELPAGDLTPASAGLSANHLAYVIYTSGSSGQPKGVMVEHRQVVNLCQAQGALFSLTTDSRVLQFASACFDASIFEIVMALGHGGTLIIVPDDIRQDRQRLAGFIRQYGVTHATFPPALFGQRYPDDFSTLQYVVFAGESPSAALLQGAAETAVVFNAYGPTETAVCATALRYEPANPLHSERAIGTPIANTQIYLLDPQGEPVPVGAVGELYIGGVQVARGYLNRPALTAERFLADPFSAEPGARMYRSGDLARWLPDGTVEYLGRNDEQVKIRGFRVEPGEVAARLAAHPQVREAVVLARGEGALRHLAAWWVPKTEETACDAAALHAWLAGALPDYMVPRSYVRLDALPLTPNGKLDKRALPAPTEDARVRGEYEAPQGDMETALAAQWCALLGLDQVGRHDSFFMLGGHSLLAMRLVSRLRRAGYALSLQAVFAAPVLTDMAKCIYGAPAYPSDKAIAVRTEGHQAPLFFLPSGFGDYSYVYELARFIDNESPIYALPWPAGLAEKGFTLAKVVGYAVAMLRRVQPHGPYHLAGYSSGGLLAWSIARHLRENGEKIAFVGLIDTLLPEMRHSASEAFAGEAQSPSAAEIREEADRIGLNMDLINAASIQHHARLVADVDVTPTDIDVYLFKAKEEYMDENTSWFKRITQRGYTREDASALLWDTVLEPERITVTRVNGNHVTLLTDAGNRQALGAHISASLKVCRE; from the coding sequence TTGCCGGCGGCGCTGAACCGCCGGCTGCGCGCCCAGGCGGCCCGCCTCGGGGTGAGCCTGGCCAGCCTGTGTCACCTGGGCTGGGCGCTGGTGCTGTCACGCAGCAGCCACTGCGAACAGGGGGTGTTTGGCACGGTGCTGCTGGGTCGCAGCGGGGCGGAAAGCGAAGACATGGTGGGACTGCTGATCAACACCCTGCCGGTACGGGTCGATATCAACGGCACGGGAGCGCAAGAGGCCGTCCGTGCGGTGCATGCCCGGCTGGGGGCGCTGCTGGCCCATGAGCAGGCCACGTTGTCGCTGGCCCAGCAGTGCAGTGGCGTGGTGGGTGAAGCCCCGCTGTTCAATGCCCTGCTGAACTACCGCCATAACCAGAGCAACGAGACCACCACTGAAATAGAGGGCGTCCAGTGGCTGGATGAGCAGGAGCGGAGCAACTACCCGGTGACGCTGTCGGTTGAAGACGACGGCGAGACCCTGGGGGTCACGGTACAGGCCGTGGCCCCGCTGGAGCCGGCCCGGGTGGGCGGCTATATGGCGCAGGCGCTGCTGTCGCTGGTGACGGCACTGGAAACCACACCGCAAAAAGCGGTGTGTGAGCTGCCCATTCTGCCGACGGCCGAGCGTAAGCGCGTGCTGTATGACTGGAATGCCACCGGGGTGGACTACCCGCAGGGCGAATGCCTGCATAGGCTGTTTGAGCAGCAGGTGCAGCGCACGCCGCATGCAATGGCCGTGACGGCAGATGATGGCGTGCTCAGCTATGCGGCCCTGAATGACCGCGCCAACCGCCTGGCGCACTACCTGCGGGCGCAGGGGGTGGGGCCGGATGAACGGGTGGCGGTGTGTGCCGAACGCAGCAGCGCGATGGTGGTCGCCCTGCTGGGGATCCTGAAGGCCGGGGGCGCTTATGTGCCGCTCGATCCGGGCTACCCGCGTGAGCGCCTGAACTATATTCTCGGGGATGCGGTGCCGACGCTGCTGCTGGCTGACGCGCGCGGGCTACAGGTGCTGGGCACCCCGTCAGTGTCGGTGATCCCGCTGGAGGATGTACCGCTACTGACGGGGGAATTACCCGCCGGGGATCTGACGCCAGCAAGCGCCGGGCTGTCGGCAAATCACCTGGCGTATGTGATTTACACCTCGGGATCTAGCGGTCAGCCGAAGGGGGTGATGGTGGAGCACCGGCAGGTGGTCAATCTCTGCCAGGCACAGGGGGCGCTGTTCAGCCTGACGACAGACAGCCGTGTCCTGCAGTTCGCTTCGGCCTGTTTTGATGCGAGTATTTTCGAGATCGTGATGGCGCTGGGCCATGGTGGCACCCTGATCATCGTGCCGGATGATATCCGTCAGGACAGGCAGCGCCTTGCCGGCTTTATCAGGCAGTACGGGGTGACACACGCGACCTTCCCACCGGCCCTGTTCGGCCAGCGCTATCCGGATGACTTCAGCACACTGCAATACGTTGTCTTCGCCGGTGAGTCCCCGTCGGCAGCCCTGCTGCAGGGTGCGGCGGAAACGGCGGTGGTCTTTAATGCCTACGGCCCGACCGAGACCGCAGTGTGTGCGACGGCATTACGCTATGAGCCGGCCAACCCGCTGCACAGTGAAAGAGCCATCGGTACACCGATAGCCAACACACAGATTTATCTGCTGGATCCGCAGGGGGAGCCGGTGCCGGTGGGGGCTGTCGGCGAGCTGTATATCGGCGGTGTGCAGGTGGCACGGGGTTACCTGAACCGGCCAGCGCTGACCGCCGAACGCTTTCTGGCGGATCCGTTCAGTGCCGAGCCGGGGGCGCGGATGTACCGCAGCGGCGACCTGGCGCGCTGGCTGCCGGACGGGACGGTAGAATACCTGGGGCGTAATGACGAGCAGGTGAAGATCCGCGGGTTCCGTGTGGAGCCGGGCGAGGTGGCGGCACGGTTGGCGGCACACCCACAGGTTCGCGAGGCGGTGGTGCTGGCCCGGGGTGAGGGGGCGTTACGTCACCTGGCCGCCTGGTGGGTGCCGAAAACGGAGGAGACGGCCTGTGATGCCGCAGCGCTGCATGCCTGGCTGGCGGGAGCGCTGCCTGATTATATGGTGCCGCGCAGCTATGTGCGGCTGGACGCCCTGCCGCTGACGCCAAACGGCAAGCTGGACAAACGGGCGCTGCCGGCACCGACGGAGGACGCCCGGGTGCGCGGGGAGTATGAAGCGCCGCAGGGTGACATGGAGACGGCCCTGGCGGCGCAGTGGTGCGCGCTGCTGGGTCTCGACCAGGTGGGACGCCACGACAGCTTCTTTATGCTGGGCGGGCATTCACTGCTGGCGATGAGGCTGGTGAGCCGACTGCGCCGCGCGGGGTATGCCCTGAGTCTGCAGGCGGTGTTTGCTGCGCCGGTATTAACGGATATGGCGAAGTGCATTTATGGCGCACCGGCATACCCGTCTGATAAGGCAATTGCAGTCAGAACTGAAGGTCACCAGGCACCTTTGTTCTTCCTGCCTTCAGGTTTTGGTGATTATTCGTATGTCTACGAACTGGCCCGTTTTATTGATAATGAGTCCCCCATTTACGCCCTGCCATGGCCGGCGGGCCTGGCGGAAAAAGGGTTCACTCTGGCGAAGGTGGTCGGGTATGCCGTGGCTATGCTCCGCAGGGTTCAGCCACACGGGCCTTACCATCTTGCGGGGTATTCATCGGGCGGGCTTTTAGCCTGGTCTATAGCCAGACATCTGCGGGAGAATGGAGAGAAGATCGCCTTTGTTGGCCTGATAGATACGTTACTGCCGGAGATGAGACATTCAGCTTCTGAGGCATTCGCCGGTGAGGCGCAGTCCCCTTCTGCTGCGGAGATAAGAGAGGAGGCGGACAGAATCGGGCTGAATATGGATTTGATTAACGCAGCCAGTATTCAGCATCACGCCCGGCTAGTGGCGGACGTGGACGTGACCCCGACGGATATTGATGTGTATTTGTTCAAGGCGAAAGAAGAGTATATGGATGAAAATACGTCATGGTTCAAAAGGATAACGCAGCGGGGATATACCCGTGAGGATGCGTCCGCCCTTCTCTGGGATACGGTGCTTGAGCCTGAAAGGATAACGGTGACGCGGGTTAACGGAAACCATGTGACTTTATTAACCGATGCCGGTAACCGGCAGGCGCTGGGTGCCCATATTTCGGCGTCGTTAAAGGTGTGTCGGGAATGA
- the dbpA gene encoding ATP-dependent RNA helicase DbpA has protein sequence MSTASFSSLPLPAEQLANLNQLGYVEMTPVQRAALPAILKGQDVRAKAKTGSGKTAAFGIGVLDNINVALVSTQALILCPTRELADQVSKELRRLARFTQNIKILTLCGGQPLGPQLDSLVHAPHIVVGTPGRILEHLRKKTLVLEMLKVLVLDEADRMLDMGFADDIDEVISETPPQRQTLLFSATYPADIERISARVQREPLKIEVDNGDAQTTIEQRFYETTANQRAALLVSVIRHYQPASCVVFCNTKRDCQTVFEALEAYGISVLALHGDLEQRERDQVLVRFANRSCRVLVATDVAARGLDITELELVVNYELAFDPQVHVHRIGRTGRAGRHGLAISLCTPQEMVRAHAIEDDMQMKITWVPVSELSVVVTTPLEAEMTTLCIDGGRKAKIRPGDILGALTSGDTGLTAAAVGKIDMFPQHAYVAIHQASAHKAMQQLQQGKIKGKRCKVRLMK, from the coding sequence GTGAGCACAGCTTCTTTTTCTTCCCTGCCGCTGCCAGCCGAACAGTTGGCAAATCTTAATCAACTGGGGTATGTCGAAATGACACCAGTACAGCGCGCTGCCCTACCCGCTATCCTGAAAGGGCAGGACGTGCGCGCCAAGGCGAAAACCGGCAGCGGCAAAACGGCCGCGTTTGGCATCGGCGTGTTGGATAACATCAACGTTGCTCTAGTTTCCACGCAGGCGCTGATCCTGTGCCCTACGCGTGAACTGGCGGATCAGGTGAGCAAAGAGTTACGCCGTCTGGCACGCTTCACGCAGAATATCAAAATATTGACCCTGTGCGGCGGCCAACCGTTGGGGCCGCAGCTTGATTCGCTGGTGCATGCGCCGCACATCGTGGTGGGTACACCAGGACGCATTCTGGAGCATCTACGCAAAAAAACCTTGGTGTTGGAGATGTTGAAAGTGCTGGTGCTGGATGAAGCAGACCGCATGCTGGACATGGGTTTTGCCGACGATATTGACGAGGTGATCAGTGAAACGCCACCGCAGCGCCAGACTCTGCTGTTTTCCGCCACCTATCCGGCTGATATTGAACGTATCAGCGCACGGGTGCAGCGTGAACCGTTGAAGATAGAAGTGGATAACGGCGATGCACAGACCACTATCGAACAGCGTTTCTATGAGACCACCGCCAATCAGCGTGCGGCGCTACTGGTGTCGGTGATCCGGCATTACCAGCCTGCTTCCTGCGTGGTGTTCTGCAACACCAAACGTGATTGCCAGACTGTGTTTGAGGCGCTTGAGGCGTACGGCATCAGTGTGCTGGCGTTGCATGGCGATCTGGAACAGCGCGAACGCGATCAGGTGCTGGTGCGCTTCGCCAATCGCAGTTGCCGGGTGCTGGTGGCGACCGATGTTGCCGCGCGTGGGCTGGATATCACAGAGCTGGAATTGGTGGTTAACTACGAGCTGGCATTCGATCCGCAAGTTCATGTTCACCGCATTGGCCGCACTGGCCGTGCTGGCAGACATGGTCTGGCTATCAGCCTGTGTACGCCACAGGAAATGGTGCGCGCACATGCTATTGAAGACGACATGCAGATGAAGATCACATGGGTGCCGGTGTCTGAATTAAGCGTGGTGGTCACTACGCCGCTGGAAGCCGAAATGACCACGCTATGCATTGATGGTGGCCGTAAGGCAAAGATTCGGCCTGGTGATATTCTTGGTGCGCTAACCAGTGGCGATACCGGGCTGACGGCGGCGGCAGTGGGCAAGATCGATATGTTCCCACAGCATGCCTACGTGGCGATCCACCAAGCCAGCGCCCACAAGGCAATGCAACAACTACAGCAGGGCAAGATCAAAGGCAAGCGCTGCAAGGTGCGCCTGATGAAATAA
- the murJ gene encoding murein biosynthesis integral membrane protein MurJ encodes MNLLKSLAAVSTMTMFSRLLGFTRDAIVARVFGAGMATDAFFVAFKLPNLLRRIFAEGAFSQAFVPILAEYKSQQGEQATRTFIAYVSGLLTLVLAIVTVLGMLAAPWVIYTTAPGFVDTPDKFALTSALLRITFPYILLISLASLVGAILNTWNRFSIPAFAPTLLNISMIGFALFAAPYFHPPVLAMAWAVMVGGVLQLGYQLPYLRKIGMLVLPRLTLRDAGVWRVMCQMGPAILGVSVSQISLIINTIFASFLVSGSVSWMYYADRLMEFPSGVLGVALGTILLPSLAKSFSSGNQDEYSRLMDWGLRLCFLLALPSAIALGILAKPLTVALFQYGKFSAFDASMTQRALVAYSVGLMGLILVKVLAPGFYSRQDIKTPVKIAIITLIMTQVMNLTFISSLKHAGLALSIGLAACLNAALLYWQLRQQKIFQPQPGWAVFLSKLGAAVLVMAGVLMSVMWLMPCWDQGNMLERLLRLAVVVVAGVVAYFAVLAGLGFRPRDFARRVA; translated from the coding sequence ATGAACCTACTAAAATCACTGGCCGCAGTCAGTACTATGACGATGTTTTCTCGGCTGCTGGGTTTTACGCGTGATGCTATCGTAGCGCGCGTTTTTGGTGCTGGTATGGCAACGGACGCCTTTTTTGTGGCGTTCAAGCTTCCTAACCTGCTGCGCCGCATTTTTGCTGAAGGGGCGTTCTCCCAAGCGTTTGTGCCGATCTTGGCCGAATATAAAAGTCAGCAGGGTGAACAGGCGACGCGCACCTTCATTGCCTATGTATCCGGCCTGTTGACGCTGGTATTGGCGATAGTGACGGTATTGGGCATGTTGGCCGCACCCTGGGTGATCTACACCACCGCGCCAGGTTTTGTCGATACACCGGACAAGTTCGCCTTGACCTCAGCACTACTGCGCATCACTTTTCCGTATATCTTGCTGATTTCGCTCGCTTCGTTGGTAGGTGCGATCCTCAATACCTGGAACCGCTTCTCGATCCCGGCCTTTGCGCCGACGCTGCTTAATATCAGTATGATTGGGTTTGCGCTGTTTGCCGCGCCTTACTTCCACCCACCGGTGTTGGCGATGGCCTGGGCGGTGATGGTGGGTGGTGTATTGCAACTGGGCTATCAGTTGCCGTATCTGCGCAAGATAGGCATGCTGGTGCTGCCGCGCCTCACATTGCGTGATGCCGGGGTATGGCGGGTCATGTGCCAGATGGGGCCTGCGATCCTCGGGGTGTCGGTCAGCCAGATCTCATTGATCATCAACACTATCTTCGCCTCGTTTCTAGTGTCTGGCTCGGTATCCTGGATGTATTATGCTGACCGCTTGATGGAGTTTCCTTCCGGTGTGTTGGGGGTGGCATTGGGGACTATCTTGCTGCCGTCGCTAGCAAAAAGTTTCTCCAGCGGTAATCAGGATGAATATTCACGGCTGATGGACTGGGGATTGCGCCTGTGCTTTCTGTTGGCGTTGCCGAGTGCTATCGCGCTGGGCATTCTGGCTAAACCGCTGACTGTTGCGCTGTTTCAGTACGGCAAATTTAGCGCCTTTGATGCGTCGATGACTCAGCGCGCGCTGGTGGCTTACTCGGTGGGGTTGATGGGGCTGATCTTAGTGAAAGTGTTGGCACCGGGCTTCTATTCGCGGCAGGACATCAAAACGCCGGTTAAAATTGCCATTATTACGCTGATTATGACTCAGGTGATGAACCTGACGTTTATCAGTTCACTCAAGCACGCCGGATTGGCGTTATCGATAGGTCTGGCGGCTTGTCTGAACGCTGCGCTTCTGTATTGGCAACTACGCCAGCAGAAGATTTTTCAGCCGCAGCCGGGTTGGGCGGTTTTTCTCAGCAAACTGGGGGCTGCCGTGCTGGTGATGGCGGGGGTGTTGATGAGCGTGATGTGGCTGATGCCGTGTTGGGATCAGGGCAATATGTTGGAGCGTCTGTTGCGTTTGGCCGTAGTGGTGGTTGCCGGGGTGGTGGCCTATTTTGCGGTGCTGGCGGGGCTGGGTTTCCGCCCGCGTGATTTCGCCCGCCGGGTCGCTTGA
- a CDS encoding tetratricopeptide repeat protein, with amino-acid sequence MQRIFILFLLSIAAAWAQTPESPYLQNAQVGDRRAQYYLADTLFSAGEYQHAEDWATKSSAQGDMDALALLAQLKISGTVVAFQKAKSLAEQSVELGSKRGEVILARILTNTQAGKPNYPRAIKLLESASQDIENDSAVDAQMFLGLIYANGVGVAQDNEKATFWFKRSSSLSRSGYAEYWAGMIFLIGEKGFITINKLRALQWLNLSCLEGYDTGCEAFEQLRAPAEQSRK; translated from the coding sequence ATGCAAAGAATTTTTATCCTTTTTTTATTGAGCATCGCAGCTGCCTGGGCCCAAACGCCTGAGAGCCCTTATCTTCAAAACGCACAGGTGGGTGACAGACGAGCACAGTATTATCTTGCCGACACACTTTTCAGTGCTGGTGAATATCAACATGCTGAAGACTGGGCAACAAAATCATCTGCGCAGGGAGATATGGATGCTCTTGCATTACTGGCACAACTAAAGATAAGTGGCACAGTCGTAGCTTTCCAGAAGGCTAAATCGTTAGCAGAACAATCTGTAGAGCTCGGTAGTAAACGTGGGGAAGTAATCCTAGCACGCATTTTAACTAATACCCAGGCTGGTAAACCTAATTATCCCCGTGCCATAAAGTTGCTCGAAAGTGCTTCACAAGATATAGAAAATGACTCTGCTGTAGATGCACAAATGTTCTTAGGTTTGATTTATGCCAACGGTGTTGGAGTTGCGCAGGACAATGAGAAAGCAACTTTTTGGTTTAAACGCAGTTCGTCCCTTTCCCGCAGCGGTTATGCTGAATACTGGGCTGGGATGATATTTTTAATAGGCGAAAAAGGTTTTATTACCATTAATAAGCTAAGGGCATTGCAATGGCTGAACCTGAGCTGCCTGGAAGGTTATGATACTGGTTGTGAAGCCTTTGAGCAGCTTCGGGCACCCGCTGAGCAATCACGAAAATGA
- a CDS encoding fimbria/pilus periplasmic chaperone: protein MNKYISINLMAIVFCINIPAVYSVGMTPNTSAVIIEEQNKEGTIEIKNTDAEPMLLYSKIVRLADDDFDGALIPSPAAVLVQPGETQVIRVLLRTNKKMEKEHLARVEFSGIPTQNKGGTRIDF from the coding sequence ATGAATAAGTACATCTCCATAAATCTTATGGCTATAGTCTTTTGCATCAATATCCCTGCCGTATATTCAGTAGGGATGACACCGAACACATCGGCAGTCATCATTGAGGAACAGAATAAAGAGGGCACAATTGAGATTAAAAATACTGATGCTGAACCAATGCTGCTTTATTCAAAAATAGTTCGCCTGGCAGATGACGATTTCGATGGTGCCCTGATCCCATCTCCAGCCGCAGTCCTAGTTCAGCCTGGAGAGACTCAGGTTATACGCGTATTGCTGCGGACGAACAAAAAGATGGAAAAAGAGCATCTGGCCAGGGTGGAGTTTTCCGGTATTCCCACCCAGAATAAAGGGGGAACACGCATTGATTTTTAA